The window GTGTGTAGTTAATAGGAATGGTTAACATATGATGTAAACCAAATGGTAACAATAGACGTTCCAAAGTTCCATATAAGAAAGGAGCTAAGATAGGTGCAGTATCTTGAGACTCAGCTATCCATAAACCAAAATTATTGATTCCTGCTTGGATGTAAGGCCATACAAGTGCTAATGCGATAGAAACCACTGCAGACCATAAAATAACTACGAAAGGTACGAAGCGTTTACCATTAAAGAAAGATAACGCTTCAGGTAATTTACGGAAATTGTAATATTTGTTATAAGCATTAGCACCGACAAAACCTGCGATGATTCCGACGAATACGCCCATGTTTAAAGCTGGAGCTTCTAAAACACTGGTGAAGAAGCCGTTAATCATAATTTTTGTGCCAAATAATGTATGAGTGAATGCTTCAGGATCGTTTAACATATCCCCAGTAACCCCAAAGATTGACCCAGTAATACGGTTGATTAAAACAAAAGCAATCCCTGCTGCAAATGCTCCGCCCGCACGTTCCTTGGCCCAGCTGCCACCAATCGCTAGTGCAAATAATAAATGAAGATTACCAATAATGGCCCAACCAATATTTTCGATAACGCCGCCAGTTGTTACTAACGCCGCCATGTCGGGGTTGATTAAAGGAAGTGATTTTCCAATACTAACCATTAAACCCGCAGCAGGCATTACGGCGATTACTACCATTAAGGCTTTACCGAATTTTTGCCAAAACTCGAAACTAAATAATTTTTTCATGATGATTCCTCCTAAATAATTGCTGAATCGAATAAATCAATGCAATCGATTTCGTTGATTGAAGTATAATATAAATATATTTTTTTGTAAACCATTTATTTTGAATAAGTTGATATGACGGGTGTATATAGTAGATGTAATGATTTAGTAGGTCTGTTTATTTTTTTTAATTAAAAAGATTGACTTTCGCAACCGATTGCGTTTATTATTAATGCAACAAGATATTTACTTTAGGAGGACGTTATGCAAAATATAAAACGATTATTCGATATTAACCCTTGGAAAATTAGTACAACACATTTACACAAAGAAGAGTTACGCTTACAAGAATCACTAACATCTATTGGTAATGGTTATATGGGAATGCGTGGTAATTTTGAGGAAGATTATTCAGGAGATCACCATGCTGGTTCTTATTTAGCGGGTGTTTGGTATCCAGACAAAACACGTGTTGGTTGGTGGAAAAATGGTTACCCTGAATATTTTGGTAAAGTAATTAATGCGGTTAACTTTATCGCGATGGATATATATGTAGACGGCGAAAAAGTTGATTTAGCTAAACAAGAGCCAAAGGATTTTTATTTAGAGTTAGATATGAAAAACGGTTTATTGACACGTCAATATACGCTAGAAACTGCAAATGCGACGTTAGTATTTGCGTTTAAACGCTTCTTAAGTGTAGCAACAAAAGAATTAGGTGTAATGTCATTAGAGGTAAAGGCAACAGCGGGTGAAGCTGTGGTGAAAGTGGTCTCTAAATTAGACGGAGATGTACGTAATGAAGACAGTAACTATGACGAAATGTTCTGGGAACACAAAGCAAGTTCAGTTGAAGAAGGTCTAGGGTTATTGACAACAGAAACTATTCCTAATAATTTTGGGATTGAGCGTTTTGCCGTAACTTCAGTGATGAAAAATGAAACGAATGCCTCGTTGATGGCTGAAGAAGTGACAGATTTCCTGGTTACACAAACGTTTGAAGCACATGTTTCAACTACTGAAAGCTTATCGTTAACTAAAAAAGTGGTCATTTTAACGAGTCGCGATGTTGCGCAAGCGCAGCAAGCGTCTGAGGCAAAAGAGTTATTAAAGAGTGTGACGGATGATTTTACGACATTACTAGAGGTTCAAACATCTGAATGGGCAAAACGTTGGGCATTAGCTGATGTGGTGATTGATGGCGATGATGAGGCGCAACAAGGCATTCGTTTTAACTTATTCCAATTATTCTCTACTTATTACGGAGAAGATGCACGCTTGAATATCGGCCCTAAAGGCTTCACTGGTGAAAAATATGGAGGTGCTACATATTGGGATACAGAAGCTTACGCGGTACCGTTGTACTTAGCCTTAGCTGATCCAGAAGTGACAAAAAACTTATTAACTTACCGTCACAATCAATTACCACAAGCACAACACAATGCACGCCAACAAGGACTAGCAGGTGCATTATATCCGATGGTAACATTTACTGGTGTTGAATGTCATAATGAATGGGAAATTACATTTGAAGAAATTCATCGTAATGGGGCGATTGCTTACGCTATCTATAATTACACGAACTATACAGGTGACGAAAGTTATGTGAAGGAAGAAGGGCTAGAAGTATTAACGGAAATTGCGCGTTTCTGGGCCGATCGTGTGCACTATTCTAAACGACAAGATGCTTACATGATGCATGGTGTGACTGGTCCGAATGAATATGAAAATAATGTGAATAATAACTGGTATACGAACTATATTGCTGCTTGGGTATTGAAGTATACAGCTGAGATGTTTGAAAAATTCCGCAGTGAAGCAACTGTTTCAATATCAGACGAAGAATTAGCAAAATGGGCAGAAATTGTTGAGAAAATGTATTATCCAAAAGATGAGACGTTAGGTGTTTTTGTTCAACACGACACGTTCTTAGATAAAGATTTGATGCCTGTTTCAGATTTAGAAGCACAACATTTACCGTTGAATCAAAACTGGTCTTGGGATCGTATTTTACGTTCATGCTTTATTAAGCAAGCAGATGTTTTACAAGGTATTTATTTCTTCAATGATGAATTTACACGTGAAGAAAAACAAAAGAATTTCGAATTTTATGAGCCAATGACTGTTCATGAATCATCATTATCACCATGTATTCACGCTATTTTAGCAGCGGAATTAGGCATGGAAGAAAAGGCAGTTGAAATGTACCAACGTACGGCACGCTTAGACTTAGATAACTATAATAACGATACAGAAGATGGATTACATATTACGTCAATGACGGGTAGTTGGTTAGCGATTGTGCAAGGATTTGCGCAAATGAAAACAGCTAACGATACACTAAGTTTCTCACCGTTCTTACCATCGATTTGGAACGGTTATGCTTTCCATATTAACTACCGTGGTAGCTTATTAGAAATTAAGGTGTCAAAAGTAGGTGTGGTGATGAACTTAGTATCTGGACCTAGTCTAGAAGTAACAGTTTATGACCAAGTGTATAACTTAGCGGATACGTTAACTGTTGCATTGAAGGAGGCATAACATGTTTAAAGCAGTCTTATTTGATTTGGATGGTGTTATTACGGATACAGCCGAGTACCATTATCGTGCGTGGAAAAAATTAGGTGAAGAATTAGGGATTTCGATTGATCGTGAATTTAATGAACGCTTAAAAGGGGTCAGTCGAGAAGATTCTTTGCGATTGATTTTAGAGCATGGCAGACGTGGAGCAGATTTTTCAGCTGAAGAATTTGCAGCGCTAGCTAAAAAGAAGAACGATAACTATGTACAAATGATTGAAGAAGTGTCACCTAGAGATGTCTATCCAGGAATTCTTGAGTTGTTGAAAACCTTGAAAGCACATGAGGTTAAAATCGCGTTAGCATCAGCGAGTAAAAATGGTCCTAGTTTATTAGATAAAATGGCGTTAACTGACTACTTTGATGCGATTGCCGATCCAGCAAAAGTTGCTCAAGGTAAGCCAGCACCTGATATTTTTGAACTAGCTGCTAAAGAGGTTGGTGTAGCGATTACGGAATCTATTGGAATTGAAGATGCGCAAGCTGGTATCGCAGCTATTAAAGCTAGTGGTGCTTTACCAATAGGTGTCGGACAAGCTGAAGATTTAGGTGATGATATTGCGTTGGTGACGACAACAGCAGCGTTAACTTACGAGTATTTATTAGAGAAATGGCAAGAAAAACATGAGAATTAAAGAGCAAAAAGATGGCAAACTAAACGTTATTACCCTAGAAAATGGGGTAATAACGGCTAGTTTTGTTAATTATGGGGCACGTATGCACACGCTGTATGCCCCTGATAAAAAGGGAAAAAAAGAAAACGTTTTACTTTCGTTTGACTCGTTAGAAGCTTTACAAGCGGACACGAGTTTTTTTGGGGCAACAGTAGGGCCTGTAGCAGGACGTATCCGACAAGCAAGATGGGGTGAGTTGTGCCTAGATAAGAATAATGGTGATCACCATATTCATGGTGGAGATAATGGTTGGAGTTACCGTTATTGGGAAACACAGGTAGAGGATGAAGGAGAAATCCTAAGTGTCATCTTTACGTTACATGATGATAGCTCTGGTTATCCTGGTCCGATAGATGCTCGAGTGGTTTATCGCTTAATTGGCAATTGTTTAGAGATGGAAATAACAGGAAGCTCTGAACGATTGACGTTGTTTAATCCAACGAGTCATACGTATTTTAATTTATCTGGGGATGGCAAGCGTGATTTAGACAGTCACATCTTGCAGGTTCAATCACATCAACAGTTAATCTTAGATGAGGATAAATTACCCACGGGTGAAAGTATATTACCGAAACTGGATGTTGCTTATCCCCAAGACTTTAATGATATTTTTCAAGTTTATCCACAAGGGTTAGATGATTACTTTGTTTTTGATAAAAAAAATGAAGCGACTGAGCAATTAGTATTATCGGAAAAGATTTCAGGAAGACAACTTGAGATAGTCACTGAGCGTCAAGGTGTGGTATTATTTTCTACGACAGGGTTTGATGCAGACATTCAATTGAATGGGCGTAAGATGCATTCCAATTATGGTTTAGCCATTGAGCCTCAAGAAGCACCCGACAGTGTTCATTTTGATGGATGGCCATCAATAGAACTAAGTGCTAATGAAGAAAAAAAATTAACAACTCGCTACTATTTTAATTAGACGAGTAGAAAGGATGATACGATGACTGTTACAGTAAAAGATGTTGCCAAAAAAGCGGGTGTTGCGACGTCTACTGTGTCGCGCGTAATCAATGATCATCCAAGTATTTCAGACGCTACTAAGAAACGTGTGATGAAAGTGATGGACGAATTAGGTTATGTTCCTAATATTGCGGCGCAAAATTTAGGGAAAAGAAAATCAAATGCGATAGGGGTTATTTTACCACCCCTAGATTCTAAAGAACGTATGGGTAATCCTTTCTTCTTAGAAATTATTGAAGCAATTAATGAAGAAGCCCTTGCTAATAATTTAACAACGGCTGTAGCGACAGCGACAAATTATGAGAAATTATTAGAAAATGTAAAAAAAATGCATTCACAACGACAAGTAGATGGTTTCGTGTTAGTTTATTCTGATAAAGATGATCCTGTAATTGCTTACTTATGTGAGAAGGACATACCGTTTTCGTTGATTGGTCAACCTTATCAGCAAGAAGACAATATTGTGTACGTTGATAATGATAATCAATTGTTAGGTAAACATGCGACAGATTTTTTAATTGAAAATGGACACAAAGATATCTTGTTTATTACTAATACTATTCACGAGAATATTTTCTTTGAACGTTATTTTGGCTATCAAAAATCGTTGATGATGAATAATTTGCCTCACCATACATCGATAAATTTAATTAATGCGGAAGATTATGAAGCCTTCGGTGAATTGTTAGCAGAGAAAAAATATAGTGCGGCAGTAGTAATTGATGATATGTTTGCAGTGAAGGTTATTCAATTAGTGCAAATGTATGGGTATAAAGTTCCAGAAGATTTTTCAATTGTGAGTTTTAATAACTCCATAATTGCGACAATGGTTCATCCATATTTAACGAGCATGGATATCTCTGTTCAAGAATTAGGGAAACTTGGTTTACGCCAATTAGTGAAATCTCTAGGAGATGAAGAAGCGTCTAGTTTACGTATGGTAATTCCTCATAAACTGATTCGTCGTGAAACAGTCATTGATTTGAATCAATAGACACATAAAAGAGGCTGTGAACAAAGCGTTTAGTTTTAAAGTGTAAAGAGCTATGACAAATTTTTGTCATAGCTCTTTTTTAATGCCTTTTTCGGTAGACCAGTGCATCGAACCGCTCTAAAGTTAAGGGGTGCGATAATGATAGTTTTTGATTGTTAGTAAGTATGAGTTGCCAATCGTTAAGTGTTAATTCTTCAGATAAATCGATTGTAACACTACGAGTTGATAAATTAGTTATAATTAGCCAAGTTTCTGTATCGCTTTGACGTGTGAACGCATAGATAGATGGGTGATTCTTTAAGAGTAAATGATAGGTTCCATGGATTAATGTGTCTGTATTTTTTCTCAAAGTGATCAATTGTTTATAGAAATTAACAACAGAATGTGGTTGTTGAAGTTCGTATTGGGCATTAATGATAGGAAAATTAGGATTAACCGCTAACCAAGGGGTTGTTTTTGAAAAACCGCCAAATGCTTCTGTATTCCATTGAAAAGGAGTTCGACTGTGATCACGTGACCAATTCATCGTGATAGTCAAAGCTTCTTCAGATGTTAATTCAGGCTGTTCCTCGAGTAATGCTTGATAAGCGTACAAAGTATCTTTGCCATCTACTTCTTCAATAGAACGAAAAGGATAGTTTATCATCCCTAACTCTTGCCCTTGGTAAATAAATGGAGTCCCTTTCATTAATAGTAAGAGAGTCGCTAAGGCTTTTGCTGATTTTTCAGAACCATCTCCGTAGACAGAAACGCTACGTGGAGTGTCGTGGTTTTCCAAATAAAGAGCATTCCACCCATTGTCTGCCAGACTATTTTGCCAACGAGTTAGAGTATCTTTAAGGTGAGGGATGGATCCTTTTTGCTGACCGGGTTCGCCAATGCGGCCACAATGTTCTAATTCAAAAATCATGTTAACGTAACCGTCGTTTCCAGTCCACGCGACGGCTTCTTCGGAAGATACACCGCTTGCTTCGCCGACCGTTACGATATCGTATTCGTCAAATATAGCTTTTAATTCTAACATATAGTCATCAATCCCACTAACATTCATAAAAGGTGCCCATTGGTTGTCTGTGATTTCGAAGTCCCAAGGTTCTTTTTGGATATGGCTAATAGCGTCGATTCTAAAACCGTCAATGCCTAAGTTTAACCACCAGCGAATCATTTTATAAATAGCTGCTCGCATAGTCGGATTCTTCCAGTTAAGATCGGGTTGTTCTTTTGCAAAGACGTGGAAATAAGCTTGCTCGGTTGTTTCGTCATACGTCCAAGTAGGGCCACCAAAGAACGATTGCCAATTATTAGGAAGTTGATCAGCGGTTGCATCTTCCCATAAATAGTAATCTCGATAAGGGTTATCTTTTGATTGTCTGGCTTCAAGAAACCAAGGATGTTGGTCGCTTGTATGGTTCACGACCAAATCCATAATAATTTTAATATCTAAGGCATGCGCTTCGGCGAGTAATTGTTCAAATTCAGCCATCGTCCCAAAATCAGGATGAATCGCTTGATAGTCTGAGATATCGTAGCCGTTATCAACATTAGGCGAAGCATATATTGGATTAAG is drawn from Vagococcus xieshaowenii and contains these coding sequences:
- a CDS encoding glycoside hydrolase family 13 protein: MNNLLIEKNNQTDDWWKKAVAYQIYPRSFYDSNNDGIGDLNGIREKLPYLKELGIDFIWLNPIYASPNVDNGYDISDYQAIHPDFGTMAEFEQLLAEAHALDIKIIMDLVVNHTSDQHPWFLEARQSKDNPYRDYYLWEDATADQLPNNWQSFFGGPTWTYDETTEQAYFHVFAKEQPDLNWKNPTMRAAIYKMIRWWLNLGIDGFRIDAISHIQKEPWDFEITDNQWAPFMNVSGIDDYMLELKAIFDEYDIVTVGEASGVSSEEAVAWTGNDGYVNMIFELEHCGRIGEPGQQKGSIPHLKDTLTRWQNSLADNGWNALYLENHDTPRSVSVYGDGSEKSAKALATLLLLMKGTPFIYQGQELGMINYPFRSIEEVDGKDTLYAYQALLEEQPELTSEEALTITMNWSRDHSRTPFQWNTEAFGGFSKTTPWLAVNPNFPIINAQYELQQPHSVVNFYKQLITLRKNTDTLIHGTYHLLLKNHPSIYAFTRQSDTETWLIITNLSTRSVTIDLSEELTLNDWQLILTNNQKLSLSHPLTLERFDALVYRKRH
- a CDS encoding LacI family DNA-binding transcriptional regulator yields the protein MTVTVKDVAKKAGVATSTVSRVINDHPSISDATKKRVMKVMDELGYVPNIAAQNLGKRKSNAIGVILPPLDSKERMGNPFFLEIIEAINEEALANNLTTAVATATNYEKLLENVKKMHSQRQVDGFVLVYSDKDDPVIAYLCEKDIPFSLIGQPYQQEDNIVYVDNDNQLLGKHATDFLIENGHKDILFITNTIHENIFFERYFGYQKSLMMNNLPHHTSINLINAEDYEAFGELLAEKKYSAAVVIDDMFAVKVIQLVQMYGYKVPEDFSIVSFNNSIIATMVHPYLTSMDISVQELGKLGLRQLVKSLGDEEASSLRMVIPHKLIRRETVIDLNQ
- the pgmB gene encoding beta-phosphoglucomutase, whose product is MFKAVLFDLDGVITDTAEYHYRAWKKLGEELGISIDREFNERLKGVSREDSLRLILEHGRRGADFSAEEFAALAKKKNDNYVQMIEEVSPRDVYPGILELLKTLKAHEVKIALASASKNGPSLLDKMALTDYFDAIADPAKVAQGKPAPDIFELAAKEVGVAITESIGIEDAQAGIAAIKASGALPIGVGQAEDLGDDIALVTTTAALTYEYLLEKWQEKHEN
- a CDS encoding aldose epimerase family protein, which translates into the protein MRIKEQKDGKLNVITLENGVITASFVNYGARMHTLYAPDKKGKKENVLLSFDSLEALQADTSFFGATVGPVAGRIRQARWGELCLDKNNGDHHIHGGDNGWSYRYWETQVEDEGEILSVIFTLHDDSSGYPGPIDARVVYRLIGNCLEMEITGSSERLTLFNPTSHTYFNLSGDGKRDLDSHILQVQSHQQLILDEDKLPTGESILPKLDVAYPQDFNDIFQVYPQGLDDYFVFDKKNEATEQLVLSEKISGRQLEIVTERQGVVLFSTTGFDADIQLNGRKMHSNYGLAIEPQEAPDSVHFDGWPSIELSANEEKKLTTRYYFN
- a CDS encoding glycoside hydrolase family 65 protein, whose amino-acid sequence is MQNIKRLFDINPWKISTTHLHKEELRLQESLTSIGNGYMGMRGNFEEDYSGDHHAGSYLAGVWYPDKTRVGWWKNGYPEYFGKVINAVNFIAMDIYVDGEKVDLAKQEPKDFYLELDMKNGLLTRQYTLETANATLVFAFKRFLSVATKELGVMSLEVKATAGEAVVKVVSKLDGDVRNEDSNYDEMFWEHKASSVEEGLGLLTTETIPNNFGIERFAVTSVMKNETNASLMAEEVTDFLVTQTFEAHVSTTESLSLTKKVVILTSRDVAQAQQASEAKELLKSVTDDFTTLLEVQTSEWAKRWALADVVIDGDDEAQQGIRFNLFQLFSTYYGEDARLNIGPKGFTGEKYGGATYWDTEAYAVPLYLALADPEVTKNLLTYRHNQLPQAQHNARQQGLAGALYPMVTFTGVECHNEWEITFEEIHRNGAIAYAIYNYTNYTGDESYVKEEGLEVLTEIARFWADRVHYSKRQDAYMMHGVTGPNEYENNVNNNWYTNYIAAWVLKYTAEMFEKFRSEATVSISDEELAKWAEIVEKMYYPKDETLGVFVQHDTFLDKDLMPVSDLEAQHLPLNQNWSWDRILRSCFIKQADVLQGIYFFNDEFTREEKQKNFEFYEPMTVHESSLSPCIHAILAAELGMEEKAVEMYQRTARLDLDNYNNDTEDGLHITSMTGSWLAIVQGFAQMKTANDTLSFSPFLPSIWNGYAFHINYRGSLLEIKVSKVGVVMNLVSGPSLEVTVYDQVYNLADTLTVALKEA